In the genome of Raphanus sativus cultivar WK10039 chromosome 9, ASM80110v3, whole genome shotgun sequence, the window ATGTATCTCACATATTCTTCTGCACAGTCCATATCCTCCTACACAAAGCCAGTTTTCTAAGGATACTTgcgaaagaagaaaaaaaatgatcagAAGTTACTTATTACTTACCTCTAGGTCTGCTAAAGCTAACTCAGGCTCAACCATCCAGAACTCAGCAAGATGCCTCGAGGTATGAGAGTTCTCCGCTCTAAAAGTAGGGCCAAAGGTGTACACGCTGCCAAGAGCACAAGCGTAGCTCTCAAGCTGTAACTGACCAGAAACAGACAAGAAAGCTTGACGACCGAAAAAGTCTTGAGAATAATCGACTCCCCCATCTTTTTTAGGTAAGCCAGGCTTGAGCCTTGACCTCTCTACAGTCCTAGCTAAACTCAGCTTTGCATTAGCGAGTTCAGCAAGAGACGCAGTGATCTCTTGCTCGCTTGCAGCTTTAGCAGCTTTCAGGGTCGCTACAGCTTCACCTCTCTCTTTAACAACGAGCCTAGCAGCTTCAACGTCAGCCTCGGTAGGTGGAGGGTTCTGGAGAAGATCCCTCTCAAGCTTCTCGGTTGAACTGATCAGTGTCGTCACTTGGAACATCTCACCAGCTCCTTCGCAGTCACTTGTGGTGATGATTGGTGTGTTAACGTAAAGGAAACTCTGTGACTGAAAGAAAGAGTGTGTCGCAAAAGCAAGCGCGCTTCTGATTCTTGCAACTGAAGCTATCTGAAACCACAGAGAAACAAATATAACAATGAGCTAAACCCTAACAAAAGGTACATGAATAGAACTGGTCTTTATTAAATTGTTTATAGCCTCTAAGAGTATGATTAACCCGGGGTTCTTAGGACAGTTTTCTTAGCGGAAGTTAAGAAATTGTTTCTTAACTTCCGCTAAGAAATCCACCATAAGAACCCGGTTAATCATGGTCTAATCATGGTCCAATTTCTTAACTTCCGCTAAGAAAACTGTCCTAAGAACCCGGTTAATCATGGTCTAATCATGGTCTAAAATCTCAGGACCGGTCTTtgtaagattaaaaaaaaaagattttaccGAGTTGGTTCTGGCGCGAAGGTGAAGATACTTTCTCAAATGCTCTAGGGAGGGCTTGTTCTTAGGAAACGGGTACGTAGCCTGATCCACCGTTCCCACAGCAACCACCTCCTCGACCTTAAGCTCAATCTTCTGCTTTGTGCCTTGCGGAGGAAGCTTCAAACATCCATCAACGACTACACAAGTTCCTTTAGCAATCAACTTGGAGAGATCTGTACTTAAAGAAGCGTCCACTATAACCTGGAGAAACGCTGGGCATGATCCGTCGTTCACCTCGAGGAAAGCGAAAGTACCTTTTCCTTGTAACCTTCCGGTTCTAACCCACCCGAAGATCCGGACTTTCTGCCCGGCTAGCCCTGCTCCCCCGTCGGGTCGACACAAGATGGATTTAACAGGCACGTGACGTGAAGATACGGCAGCGAGTTGATCTGATGGCGGCGGAGTCTCTTCGTCATCAGTCACCTTCTCAACGCTAAGCTGAATCTTGTACTTGGTGCCTTTACCGTGTAGGGGAATCTTCAGACATCCATCGACGTCGTCGATGGTAACAGCAGCCAGCTCTGAGAGATTTGGAACAGAAGAGTCATCAAACATAACTTGAAGATTCGCAGAGGAGGAGGATCCACCGTTCACCACAGTGATAGAGAAAGTTTCTTTTCCTTGCTCTGTTGTTCCGGTTCTGACCCATCTGTGGCTTTGGATCTTCTGGTCGGTAAGTTCTGCTCCGCTGTCGGGTCGAGACAAGGTCGTCGAAGAGGAGGCTTCTTCATCGTTGCTCAAGGAGAAGGCGGTTAGTTGATCTGTCGGTGGCGGAATCTCATGAGTCATCATGGTCTGTGAGTTCGATATGGCAAGTGGTGAATTCAGGGACGCTGGAGATAAAACCCTAAAAGAGGTTTGATATTGGCGGTTTTCAAATTGGAGAATAACAATCGTTGGCTCTTTGCTTTATATAGGCTCCGAACCCGCGCTTactaatttatttcaaaataaattagtaaaataacaaaaattagtaaaataacaaaaggaaattataaaaacataacatatatcTATAgacattttcctttttttttgcaataaagtatttaaataataaatttttaaaatatataaaaatttctcttttatattttatatgatactttacttttattatttcaaaagctccttaatttgtaaaataataaatggaTTACTGTTTGACAAGATTTAGAAAGCTGATAATAACATAAGTCCTCTCATGTGTGTTTTGCATTTGTTATAAGTccaactagatcttgatccgcgatTTGGAAGCGCgtaatattttacgatgaaaaatttcattaataacttaacgaatattttggtaatttttaaaagtgtgtatttaaaatatttttgcatttaaatcagcttttttaaattcaacccgattgtgattataccggttaattcggagatctgacaattcaatttaggtttttaaaatattcatattaaaaaaattactaaatcccgagattaaccgattgaactgttggatggccgatatgtaatctaatttgatttaaattgtaataatttcataatttgtaaccttatactccaaattttaaagtttattattttacaatatatgaaattatgacgtttctacaaatttttaaaaagaaaatgatagatataacataactaagattaattattgtattgtttggaaacattgatagtaatataaaaaatatattgtttggaaatattgatagtagtataaagaaataaatatattgtttggaaacatagatagtagtataaagaaagaaacattaatgatttaatgtaagtttaactataaagtataaaggtgtatttaatttaaaaacttacaaaataaatgttaggtccaatagaatgtttctgttttaataagatagattgagATAGAGAATTTAAACAATCGTTGGCTCTCCGAACCCGCGCTTACATAAACCCAGctagttaaaaaaaacattatagatttcaaaataaattagtaaaataacaaaaggaaattataaaaacataacatatatatagacattttcctttctttttttttgcaataaagtatttaaataacaaattcttaaaatagacattttcctttctcttttttctttttgcaataaagtatttaaataacaaattattaaaatatataaaaaattctcttttatattttatatgatactttacttttattatttcaaaagctccttaatttataaaataataaatggaTTACTGTTTGACAAGATTTAGAAAGCTGATAATAACATAAGTACTCTAATGTGGGTTTTGCATTTGACGATCCTTTTTCATTGGTGCAGTCAATAGACCGAGTGCTTCTTTTTTGGCTAACACTGTTGCTTGACCGTTTGCTCTCTAATTAGTGAAAGGAAAATGAGCTTGGAACACATGGAAGCAAATCTCATCTGTCAGTGTACAACCTTCGTCAATCTTACGTGGCTCTTGGTCCTCCTAATGGCTCAAAGATGTGTTTGATGGTGAGAGTGTTTCAACCACTGTTATGgcttagtattttttttttgatgatattGGTCTTTCTTTTGGTTGGCTATGTGTTgttatatttttgatgtttcttGTGTGTTTATGTTGGGGGTTGTAAGTTGTGTTGGTATTGTTGGTTTGTATCTTTGAATCTTTTACAAGTTGGGTGGGGTGTGGAGTTTTTGTTCTCTGATTCTTTATCCGTTAATTAAaatcagttgacaaaaaaattgataattgttatgaatattatgtttatggatgtccagcccattagatatttacttgtaatcttggcccgtttatggcccattgtatttaggcccatgtcgccatgtatttcctatataaggaacactttgattcaataataagaTCAGAgttttcacaacacgttatcagcacgagagctCTGACAAAACCCTGAATGAATTTCGAAACCCCTTTTTCCCAGCAACCACCATAAATCCTAGAAATCAGACGAAACTTCAAAACACAGTATCTCCTCAACCCGACGGATCCAGATGACGAGCCACCTATCAAattcaagatctcgacgagacgaatccaacgccgtcgacCTCATCGCAATCCGACACCGGACGCGTTCTCACGAGCTATTACAAGAACCGCCGTCAACttgattcaaaaccctaattcggacgcaacttcaaatcgacgTATCTTTCAAACCATAAGGAGTTAGCCGACGTtccatatatcaaattgaagctctcgacgagaagaatccagctCCGCAAACCTCGTCTCAATCCGACTTCAGACGCGTTCTCCACCTCCGTTTCAATCCGCGTtgacaatttcctttttactaaagGAAACCCTAGCTGTCTTTCCATTCTCATCCGACCAGCACACATACTGACCATCCGACGAATTGATCAGCACCCGATAAGCCACCAGACGATCCGACAGTTCATCCAACAGCCGGTAGAGGTTCCGGACGATCCGATCAGCCCGTTCCTTGCTCGCGATAGATGTTCAAGCCGTTCGCGgttttcctctcctctctctaggtggtccagtttcagattctctccaatctaaaggtaaataaaatctgaaacacCCTTTTGAACCATATCAAAACGAATTTGGTTGTTTGTTAAAggattgaacattaaaatttgatgaacctaaaaacctaggacaattgaatccctaaataaatttgaggaattaggatttggtttagttctcccATTAAGTTGCTAGATCAAACGGTCATTAGGTTGTTAGAAGCACAAATATTCCTTATTCAATAAgagattgattaaatcaattaaaaccaaaacactaagTGTTCTTGAATCTcgaaaacatcattgatctgaatgatcaaatcgattttaaactttgaagttgatcatctcctaaaacataattatgatcgatttattataaaccctaaaaacttactataaaaaaaaaaactttatattttcagaatatttctagaaaaggaaactttctatttttagaaacttactataaaaggaaactttctatttttagaaacttactataaaaggaaactttctattttcagaaaatttatattttcagaaacgttctatgaaaggaaaaactttatattttagacatatatctaagccgtgtgacttgtttattaggaaatcattaactcgattgtttgcttgatcacacgatttatatgattgattttcttataaagattgagtgatatataatatgagatgtcgaaaatcaacttggattatgctgtcctaaatctctaaagagataatcatttaaaatgtgcactggataccgaggttatcctaaagtcaaaaggacttggtgaatgaatcacataaggcgatattgccaaacgagaaagattgatacatggcaatattagttattagccaccatctaaatgagagtctaaagaaatcagtatcccagtaaagaaaatccactagaactttggaccgccttacagcggagatatgatcaccataaaacggtgctattaccaaaggataaaatttgagtggaagaacctgagatttcaatactataagtctgtggatgaatacaactcggttctgtttaagatagtttcaatgttgaaacaatgtggtgaagaagtaactgaacaagactttctctaatgtgttacTGCAACAGCAGTATAGAGAAAGAGGTTTCACCACCTATACTGATTTGATATCATGTTTACTATTGGCTGAGACCAATAATGAGTTATTAATGAgaaacagtgagatgagacctcccggtacaaaatcattacccgacatttctaggctgactttggagcctaagaaagaaagtaatctcGTCCAGCACAACAACCATTCCGGCCCTAGCCGTGGGAAAGGTTATGGACGAGGTCGTGACACATTTAAGACACATGGGCGAGGACGAGGCCGTAGTACCACACCCGGTTTTAGCTGTGGTCGAGGTCGAGGTCGAAGTGtgtcttttaaaccttaaataaaatcttatctgtgtcacaaatgtggtatgggtaatcactgggcaaataattgccaaactccaaagcacttgtatgagctttacatagagagtttgaagaaaaatccggaagccaacatggcttaccgagatggtgaagatgacatggatcatgaccatactgatcaaatagagtatgaaactcatgaaaaagaaaatgatcagatggattatgagacttcagatgccttgaaaaaaaaaaatctcgacatcaaaactctatgatatagataagagtatatatgagtttataaataagagtatagtcactcggccaaggcattatatacacccaataaaagacccattgagttataaagatttaaaaatgaatggtttccgcattgaaccaatgggcaaatgaaacaaaagttcCTTCAGATATATGAGATCAGAAAAATTGCCCAAGACCAtagaaaatggtcgagactaTACCTGCATTCTCTACTGATCTAGACTATGCCaaggatcagtatgataaaggcacagggcctaggtaaccagattggTTGACCTACGAAATtaaacactttatggcatgaccggattagccatcctagtccaaacttgatgcaaaatttaatattacaaaggcacaaagagttatcccatagaaatctcacgttgtgaaacatgtacacaagggaaaatCATGAGGCTCAATTGTCCCAAGCATCACGAAATGGCATAATGGTTTAGTGTCCTTACACAAAcaaatttatagcatgttcatgagggggagaatacacaccccgtgtggtccatgaccatactataaaaacatgaacatgatagCCAAACAGAATATGATAGCCTGGCCAAACAGGCCATAAGATATAAGAGCTTGGTCGAACAGaccataacctataaggttcagactttcaaagtctataagcttggagacattatggatttacatgtatgaaagataagatgcatcaggccatataaagtgagcatagatattcccatctaataattataaagggtcatgatccagacatagaccatcctaagatattatgtatagaccaccacaataatatgtgccgtctaggatggaacctcataagaagatgaaataagattgggaatatatgttggatatgagaatgtcttcctcccacgattttataagagaccttgagccaaaatatgggtgatcagattaaggccaggtttacggattacatgatgaatccgactatccaacatcagggggagaaagaaataagctggtacaagtataaagagaaatggaatggtattaaccatccttgtcttggcaagatcctcggaccagataatatgatttaagacgtccaaagaaagatcatacaaagctagctaaaagaatgccagacagattagacccgaaaaaaaaagaaaagaatgactaagtcataccagcttaagcaccacgaaattaatgtcctagaagagacataatcaagttgctatagagtctaaagatagaccaatatgttccataagataaggaacctcggaaataaaaagaaaggtgcaaataaatgacatatccgaggtcataagggaaaccataccagacatttagataaggctgcgcagctgaacatctaagataccagaccatgtagtttgggacgccaaactgcaaggtaataaaggttcttagtaagaatgaaatctctaatcgattagttcatgtctggaacacaatggaacactataaaagaagtgtcgacacatacatacacaaaagataaagatgcataagaaaatagcacttgagtttaaaagatataagcgaggatcagaacccacgagaatacaagaatgcattcatagaataaaagaaattgtgggggtttaagaaagattcaaagaatctataaaagagatgggtgtattggccatatatagaaacaccatctgataagataaaaccagtgaaaaatgggtcctgtgtgggaaaggaaaagaaatcgtgagacatggactaaggtgttcatattcctatttaaagcattcaaggaatggcttgattacacaaggatactcacaaagaccaaggaacagattataaggagatatactcctatgtg includes:
- the LOC108826664 gene encoding asparagine--tRNA ligase, cytoplasmic 1-like yields the protein MMTHEIPPPTDQLTAFSLSNDEEASSSTTLSRPDSGAELTDQKIQSHRWVRTGTTEQGKETFSITVVNGGSSSSANLQVMFDDSSVPNLSELAAVTIDDVDGCLKIPLHGKGTKYKIQLSVEKVTDDEETPPPSDQLAAVSSRHVPVKSILCRPDGGAGLAGQKVRIFGWVRTGRLQGKGTFAFLEVNDGSCPAFLQVIVDASLSTDLSKLIAKGTCVVVDGCLKLPPQGTKQKIELKVEEVVAVGTVDQATYPFPKNKPSLEHLRKYLHLRARTNSIASVARIRSALAFATHSFFQSQSFLYVNTPIITTSDCEGAGEMFQVTTLISSTEKLERDLLQNPPPTEADVEAARLVVKERGEAVATLKAAKAASEQEITASLAELANAKLSLARTVERSRLKPGLPKKDGGVDYSQDFFGRQAFLSVSGQLQLESYACALGSVYTFGPTFRAENSHTSRHLAEFWMVEPELALADLEEDMDCAEEYVRYMCKWLLDNCYDDLEVMAKNVDEGCIERLKLVASTPFVRVTYTDAIELLKKAVAQRQKFENYVEWGIDLASEHERYLTEVVFQKPVIVYNYPKGIKAFYMRVNDDGKTVAAMDVLVPKVGELIGGSQREERYGVLMSRLEEMGLPVEPYEWYLDLRRHGTVKHSGFGLGFERMVLFATGMDNIRDVIPFPRYPGRADL